DNA from Bordetella genomosp. 13:
GCCATCGACCGCGGCAGCGGCATCGTCACGTTCGACTGTTCGGGCGTCAACCAGCATGGCGCCGTCGTCATCGAAGGCGAGGCGCAGGTGCATGCGCCGCGCGAGCCCGTCGAGCTGCCCAACGCCACGCTGCCCGAGATCCGCCTGCATGCCGCGGGCGAGGGCCTGGACGGCCTGCGTGAGAAAGTGCGCGGACTGCCCCCGGTGCGCACGGCCGTGGTCCATCCCTGCGACGCGTTGAGCCTGTCGTCGGCGCTGGAGGCCGGACGGGCCGGCCTGATCGTGCCGGTGCTGGTCGCGCCGCCCGCCAAGCTGCATGCCGTGGCGAGCGAGGCCGGGCTGGATCTTTCGGGATTCGAGATCGAGGAGGTGCCGCACAGCCATGCCGCGGCCGCGCGCGCCGTGCAGATGGCCGCGCGGGGCGACGTGGAAGCCCTGATGAAAGGCGCGCTGCACACCGACGAGCTGATGGCCGAGGTCGTGGCCTCCGCGGGCGGCCTGCGTACCAAGCGGCGCATCAGCCATTGCTTCCTGATGCAGACGCCCGCCTATCCCCGCCCCTTCATCATCACCGACGCCGCCATCAACATCGCGCCGGACCTGCATACCAAGGCCGACATCGTGCGCAACGCCATCGAGCTGGCGCACGTCATCGGCGTGAACGACCCGCACGTGGCGATACTGGCGGCCGTCGAGACCGTCAATCCCGGCATGCCGGCCACGCTGGACGCGGCCGCGCTGTGCAAGATGGCGGATCGCGGACAGATCGCGGGCGGGCGGCTGGACGGGCCGTTGGCGTTCGACAACGCCGTCTCGCCCGCGGCCGCGCGCATCAAGGGCATCGTCTCGCCCGTGGCGGGCCAGGCGGACATCCTGGTGGTGCCCGACCTGGAAAGCGGCAACATGCTGGCCAAGCAGCTGGAATACATGGGCGACGCCAGCAGCGCGGGCATCGTGCTGGGCGCCCGGGTGCCCATCGTGCTGACCAGCCGCGCGGACTCGCGCCAGGCCCGCCTGGCCTCTTGCGCCATCGCGCAGATGCTTGCCCACCACTTCCGGAGCAGCCCTCCATGAACCCCACTCCTGCCGCGCGCGGCGATCTCGTCATGGTGCTGAACTGCGGCTCGTCCAGCATCAAGTTCGCCCTGTTCGATGCGGGCACGCTGCCGTTGCCGCGCGAGCCCGAGTGGAAGGGCAAGGCGCAGGGCATCGGCGGTCCGGACCCGACCTTCGTCGAGTCGGACATGGCTCCAGTCCCGCTGACACTGGATGCCAGGCAGCCGTATCACGATGCGCTGGAGCATATCCGCCAGCGCGCGCTGGCGCGGCTGGACGGACGGCGGCTGCGCGCCATCGCCCATCGCGTGGTGCATGGCGGCAGCAAATACTTCGCGCCCGCGCGCGTCGACGCCGCCGTGTTGGCCGACCTGAAGTCCTATATTCCACTGGCGCCCCTGCATCAGCCCTTCGCGCTAGAGGCCATCGAGGTACTGCTGCGCACGCGGCCCGACCTGCCGCAGGTAGCCTGCTTCGACACGGGTTTCCACGCCACGCTGCCCAAGGTCGAGCAGATGCTGCCCCTGCCCCATGCGGCGTGGGAACGCGGACTGAGACGCTATGGGTTCCATGGCCTGTCCTACGAGTACCTGTCCGTGGCCCTGGCCGAGCGCCACGGCGCGCTGGCCGGCCGCCGCGTGATCGCCGCGCACCTGGGCAGCGGAGCCAGCCTGTGCGCGCTGCAGGACCACCGCAGCATCGCGACGACCATGGGCTTCTCGGCACTGGACGGCCTGATGATGGGCACGCGCACGGGCTCGCTGGACCCAGGCGCGGTGATCTATCTGATGGAGATCGAGAAGCTCAGTCTCGAGGAAGTCGGCCACGTGCTGTACCACGAGTCGGGGCTACTGGGGGTATCCGGCATCTCGTCGGAACCGCGCGTGCTGCTGGCGCGGGAGGCGGACGACGAACGCGCGCGCGCCGCGCTGGATCTCTACGTGCGCCGCATCGTGCGCGAGATCGGCGCGCTGGTGGCCGTGATGGGCGGCGTGGACCTGCTGGCGTTCACCGCCGGCGTGGGCGAGCACAGCGCCGAGATACGCCGGCGCGTCTGCGAGCACCTGTCCTTCATCGGCCTGCGGCTGGACGCAACGGCGAACGGGTCGCATGCCGCGGTGATCAGCGAGCCCGATAGTGCGGTGGTGGTTGCCGTGGAGCCCACCAACGAGGAATGGATCGCGGCGCGCCACGCCGCCACGCTGGTGCCCTAGGCGCGGGCCGCCGGCATCGGCCCGGCCACGTGCGGCGCCGGGCAGTCGCCCGCGCCGCAATGCAAAGCGGCGCCCGCCAGCGCGGCCAGCACCGCCAACGCGAACAAGCCCATGACGATGGCGCCCGGCATGCCGACCGGCCGCTTCAGCGCGTTGTCGCCCCATTTGCGGTCGATGATCAGCATCAGCAGCGAGAACAGTGTCAGGGCCAGGAAGCCCAGCGCGCTCCACGTCGGCCAGCGCAGGCCCAGCAAGGTGTCCGCCGTCACGGCGGCGCCGGGAATGACCTGCTGCAGGATCTGCCTCAGGGCGACCGCCAGCCCGCCCAGCGAGGCCGCGATCACCATGGAATAGTGCATGGGCGACGGGCCCAGCCGCACGTTGAGCATCAGGCCGACGCCGGCCAGCAGCAGCGCGCCGCGCTGCAGGATGCAAAGCGGGCAGGCCGGCAGGCGGTGCAGCAGCTGCCAGGCCACGGCCAGGATGAGCACGGCGGAGACGACCAGCAGCGCCAGGATGTTGCCCAGGCGCGAGCGCCCGCCGGCGTTGTGCACGAACAGCATGTACCCCCCCTACAGCACGAAGGGCAGCCTGCCGGCCATGTGCGGATGCGCTGCCGCGAACAGCAGGCCGAAGGTGACCACCCACAGCGCGAAACAGGCGGGGCGCCTGCCCAGCATGCCGTACCAGATGGCCGCGGCGCCGGCCAAGAACGGCAATATCATCGCCATGGTTTCGCTCCCGTTGAATCGACGGGACGAAGTATAGGTAACAATTCGAAATTGAAGCAATACAAAGGATACGATTTCCGCAAAAGCGCGCAGTTCGTATCGCAAGCGGCCCGCCGTGACGGCGGGCTTGCCATGCAAGGCTTCAGGCGGTGAGGCGGTCCAGCGCTTCGCGGTACTTGGCAGCGGTCTTTTCCAGCACCTCGGCGGGCAGCCGCGGCGCGGGCGGGGTCTTGTCCCACACCTGCGTCTCGAGCCAATCGCGCACGAACTGCTTGTCGAACGAGGGCGGGCTGATGCCCACGCGATAACCGTCCGCGGGCCAGAAGCGCGAGGAATCCGGCGTCAGCACTTCGTCCATCAGGTGCAGCGTGCCGTCGGCATCGAGGCCGAACTCGAACTTGGTGTCGGCGATGATGATGCCCTTGGTGGCGGCGTAGGCCGCGGCTTCGCTGTACAGGCGCAGGGTGACGTCGCGGATGCGTTCGGCCATCTCCTGCCCCACCTCGGCCACCACGTGGGCGAAGTCCACGTTTTCGTCGTGGTTGCCGAACTCGGCCTTGGCCGCCGGCGTGAAGATGGGCTGCGGCAGCCTGTCGGCCTGTTGCAGGCCGGCCGGCAGCGCGATGCCGCAAACCGAGCCGGTGGCCTGGTAGTCCTTCCAGCCCGAACCGATTAGATAGCCGCGCGCCACCGCCTCGACCAGGATGGGCTTGAGGCGCTTGACCACGACCGCGCGGCCGCGCACCTGGTCCAGTTCGTCCGGCGCCACCACGTCCTCGGGCGCGACGCCGGTGGAGTGGTTGGGCAGCACGTGCGCCAGCTTCTTCAGCCAGAACTCGGTGAGTTCGGTCAGCACCTGGCCCTTGCCGGGAATGGGATCGTCGAGGATCACGTCGAACGCCGAGATGCGATCGGATGCGACGATCAGCAGCTTGTCGTCGCCCACGGCGTACATGTCGCGCACCTTGCCGCGGCCCAGCAGCGGCAAGGACTTGATGGTGGATTGGTGCAGAGCGGAGGTCACGGGATGGCCTGAACAGAATGAACGATTCCCGCCGTGGCGGGAATCTGGGTGAATCCGGAGGCGGCGGTAGCGGGCTGCAGCCGGCTTCCGCGGACAAAGGGGAAGCTTACTGCAAATGGCCGGAAAAAAGGGCTGCCGATCCCTACGGCAGCCCTGCGCGGCATTGACGCGGCCGGCCGCGACGGATTTACCGGACCACTTGCTTCAACTGGCCGGCGGCGTACTGCTTGGCGATGTCGGTCAGCGGCACCGCCTTGATCTTGCTGGCGTTGCCCGCCGTGCCGAACTGCTGATAGCGCTGCACGCAGATGGCCTTGGCCGCGGCGCGCGCGGGCTTCAGGTACTCGCGCGGGTCGAACTTCGCGGGGTTCTCGGACAGGAAGCGACGGATGGCGCCGGTCATGGCCAGGCGGATGTCGGTGTCGATGTTGACCTTGCGCACGCCGAACTTGATGGCTTCCTGGATTTCCTCGACCGGCACGCCGTAGGTTTCCTTCATGTCGCCGCCGAATTCGCGGATCTCGGCCAGCAGTTCCTGCGGCACGCTGGAGCTGCCGTGCATCACCAGGTGGGTGTTGGGCAGGCGGGCGTGGATTTCCTTGATGCGCGAGATCGACAGGATGTCGCCGGTGGGCTTGCGCGTGAACTTGTAGGCGCCGTGGCTGGTGCCGATGGCGATGGCCAGCGCGTCGAGCTGGGTCTGGCGCACGAAGTCGGCAGCCTGCTCGGGGTCGGTGAGCAGTTGGTCCATGGTGAGGGTGTCGTCGGTGCCATGGCCGTCTTCCTTGTCGCCCTTCATGGTTTCCAGCGAGCCCAGGCAGCCCAGTTCGCCTTCGACCGACACGCCGACCTTGTGGGCCAGCTCGACGACCTTGCGGGTGACTTCGACGTTGTACTCGTACTCGGCGATGGTCTTGCCGTCTTCCTTCAGCGAGCCGTCCATCATCACGCTGGAGAATCCCAGGTCGATGGCGCCCTGACAGATCGCCGGCGACTGGCCGTGGTCCTGGTGCATGACCACGGGGATGTTGGGATAGGACTCG
Protein-coding regions in this window:
- a CDS encoding bifunctional enoyl-CoA hydratase/phosphate acetyltransferase, encoding MSPSSLSDVSHALQTTRNRTLDELAIGDTASLSRTLSYEDIQLFAIMSGDVNPQHLDREYGSSTRFQGVVAHGMWGGALISAVLGTRLPGPGTVYHSQTLRFVQPVRVGDTLTISVTVSAIDRGSGIVTFDCSGVNQHGAVVIEGEAQVHAPREPVELPNATLPEIRLHAAGEGLDGLREKVRGLPPVRTAVVHPCDALSLSSALEAGRAGLIVPVLVAPPAKLHAVASEAGLDLSGFEIEEVPHSHAAAARAVQMAARGDVEALMKGALHTDELMAEVVASAGGLRTKRRISHCFLMQTPAYPRPFIITDAAINIAPDLHTKADIVRNAIELAHVIGVNDPHVAILAAVETVNPGMPATLDAAALCKMADRGQIAGGRLDGPLAFDNAVSPAAARIKGIVSPVAGQADILVVPDLESGNMLAKQLEYMGDASSAGIVLGARVPIVLTSRADSRQARLASCAIAQMLAHHFRSSPP
- a CDS encoding acetate/propionate family kinase, with translation MNPTPAARGDLVMVLNCGSSSIKFALFDAGTLPLPREPEWKGKAQGIGGPDPTFVESDMAPVPLTLDARQPYHDALEHIRQRALARLDGRRLRAIAHRVVHGGSKYFAPARVDAAVLADLKSYIPLAPLHQPFALEAIEVLLRTRPDLPQVACFDTGFHATLPKVEQMLPLPHAAWERGLRRYGFHGLSYEYLSVALAERHGALAGRRVIAAHLGSGASLCALQDHRSIATTMGFSALDGLMMGTRTGSLDPGAVIYLMEIEKLSLEEVGHVLYHESGLLGVSGISSEPRVLLAREADDERARAALDLYVRRIVREIGALVAVMGGVDLLAFTAGVGEHSAEIRRRVCEHLSFIGLRLDATANGSHAAVISEPDSAVVVAVEPTNEEWIAARHAATLVP
- a CDS encoding disulfide bond formation protein B, which produces MLFVHNAGGRSRLGNILALLVVSAVLILAVAWQLLHRLPACPLCILQRGALLLAGVGLMLNVRLGPSPMHYSMVIAASLGGLAVALRQILQQVIPGAAVTADTLLGLRWPTWSALGFLALTLFSLLMLIIDRKWGDNALKRPVGMPGAIVMGLFALAVLAALAGAALHCGAGDCPAPHVAGPMPAARA
- a CDS encoding DUF5993 family protein, whose amino-acid sequence is MAMILPFLAGAAAIWYGMLGRRPACFALWVVTFGLLFAAAHPHMAGRLPFVL
- a CDS encoding phosphoribosylaminoimidazolesuccinocarboxamide synthase, with amino-acid sequence MTSALHQSTIKSLPLLGRGKVRDMYAVGDDKLLIVASDRISAFDVILDDPIPGKGQVLTELTEFWLKKLAHVLPNHSTGVAPEDVVAPDELDQVRGRAVVVKRLKPILVEAVARGYLIGSGWKDYQATGSVCGIALPAGLQQADRLPQPIFTPAAKAEFGNHDENVDFAHVVAEVGQEMAERIRDVTLRLYSEAAAYAATKGIIIADTKFEFGLDADGTLHLMDEVLTPDSSRFWPADGYRVGISPPSFDKQFVRDWLETQVWDKTPPAPRLPAEVLEKTAAKYREALDRLTA
- the fba gene encoding class II fructose-bisphosphate aldolase (catalyzes the reversible aldol condensation of dihydroxyacetonephosphate and glyceraldehyde 3-phosphate in the Calvin cycle, glycolysis, and/or gluconeogenesis), whose amino-acid sequence is MALVSMRQLLDHAAENGYGIPAFNVNNLEQVQAIMEAAAETDSPVIMQASAGARKYAGEGFLKYLIQAAVESYPNIPVVMHQDHGQSPAICQGAIDLGFSSVMMDGSLKEDGKTIAEYEYNVEVTRKVVELAHKVGVSVEGELGCLGSLETMKGDKEDGHGTDDTLTMDQLLTDPEQAADFVRQTQLDALAIAIGTSHGAYKFTRKPTGDILSISRIKEIHARLPNTHLVMHGSSSVPQELLAEIREFGGDMKETYGVPVEEIQEAIKFGVRKVNIDTDIRLAMTGAIRRFLSENPAKFDPREYLKPARAAAKAICVQRYQQFGTAGNASKIKAVPLTDIAKQYAAGQLKQVVR